TTCAAGCTTATGAAGTTTAACAAAATAAAATTAATGTTAATTGGAATAATAATTAGAAAAATACAGATAATAAGATGAAATACCTTGAAAAAATATACATTTGGAAAAATGTTTACATTGACAAGATAGGGACATAAATGATAAAATAAATGTTTTGCTTGACAGATTTAACAATTTGAGATATAATTGAGTGAGAAAGAGGGTGTTTATATGGAAAAGGTTAAAACTATTGCTTCCATTAAAAATGACATAGAGAGACACGTAGGTCAAAAGGTCACTTTAAAAGCTAATGGTGGAAGGAAAAAGATTTTAGTTAATGATGGCATCATTGAAAGTGTATACCCAAGTATTTTTGTTATCAGATTAAAAAATGACACCCAAAGGACTGTGACATATAGCTATTCAGATGTATTGACAAAGACTGTACAATTGGTATTTCCAACTATAATATAAACTTCGATTTAATCGAAGTTTTTTTAGTTATTAAATAATAATATATTATCATTATAATTTAATATTTAAATGAATATTGAAAATTTCAAATGAATTTAGGTTTACGATGATTTTTAGAAAATCTCAAGATTTTTACTAATAACTTAGCATTCAGAATTGTAGAATGAAATGGGACAAGAAAATTTAATTATCTACATTGTTATAAATAAAAAAAAGAAAGATGGTGGGTTTCCATCTTTCAACTATGGTATAAAAGGGTATTGAGAATTTATGAGAGGTTATATGGTCAATAACCAATTACTATAATACGACAAAAAATAGTGTATGTCAATAAGAAAAAGTGAAAAAAGTTAAAATAATGATATTATAAGGCGAATTTAATAGGATTTTTGCTGAAAATTAATATTAGAATAGAAATATATCTATCATAAAATTCCATATATAAGTATATATATGATTAGTAGGAATTTTATGGAGGTATGAAATATGGCACATATAGATATTATAAAAGAAAATGTACAATTTGAACAATTACTTAGAGATAGCAATTCTAATACAGTATTAAAAGAAGAATATCTAATCCCAGATACTCATCCTGATGTACAAGAAATATTAACTGTTGAAGCTAGACCGCTGATAATTAACAAAGAGATAATTGGTGATAAAATAGTATTAGAAGGAAAAGTTGAATATACAGTAATATATTTGGCTAGAGAAGATGGACTTGTTGCAAATTCAGTTAACTACAATCAAAACTTTACAAATAATATTGATTTAAATCAAGGAGAAGATAAAGTTATTTGTGAGGCACAATGTAATGTTGAACATATTGAAGCTAATATAATGAATGAAAGGAAAATATCAATTCAAGGAATAATTACCATAGATTGGGAACTTTACAAGAGTAATGATTTTGAATTTGTAAAAGACATTGAAGGTAGTGACGAGGTAGAAGTCTTAAAGAAGACAGAAACAATAAATAAAATCAGTGCTAATGAAGATGTTGAACTGATGGGGAAATGTATTATTAGAGTTGGAATGGACAAACCGCAAATAAATAAAATTTTAAAATGTTCATTGCAATTGCATAAAAAAGAAGTAAAAATAGCGGATGATAAAATTTATCTTGGTTGTTACTGTAAATTAAATGTTTTATATAAGGGAGATGACTCTAAAGACATAATTCCTTTAGAAGAAGATATTTATTTATCGAAAGAGGAAGAAGTTAAAGGTGTTACATCAGATATGATTCCAACAGTTTGTTATGAAATATCAAATAATGATTTAATGTTAGAAGAAGATGATTTAGGTGAAGTAAGAATTATAAATGATGAATTTATAGTTAAAGCAAATGTTAAAGTATTCTCAAAAGAAAATATAGATATGATTAAAGATGCATATTCTAATAAATGCTTAATTGGGCTCAGAAAAGATGAACATGAAGTTGGTATTCTTCATGGAGCAAACAATTCTGAATCAATTGTTAAGTATAATATTCAACTAAAAGAGAAGGATTTTAAACCTGAACATATTATATCTGCTAATGCAGCCATAATATTAACTGATAAGCAAGTTATGAAAGACAGAGTCACTATAGAGGGGATTATTAAAGCAGATGTGTTATATAAAACAACTGATGATGAAAAATACTTAGCAAATGTTAAAGCTGAAATACCATTCTCAGCTATGATTGATATTTTTGGTGCTGATGAAAATATGAAATCTATAGTTAAAGCAAATTTGGAAAGTATAGATGCATCAATAGAAGGAAATAGTATAGCAATTAAAACAACTATAATATTATCCGGAAAGGTTTTGTATGAAATGAATAAAGAGTTCATTTCGGATATAGTTGAAGAAGAGGGAGATATGCCAGAAAAAAAGGCAAGTATAACTATTTATGTTGTAGGAACTGGGGACACTTTATGGGATTTAGCTAAAAAGTATAATACAACAGTTTACGATTTAACTAAAATAAATAAGGTTGAAGATTCAGAACATATTGAAGACGGACAAAAATTAATAATTCCAGGAAGAGCAATTTTTTAGGAACGTATATAAAGTTTGCATTTAATGAGATACCTCGAAATGATTTTAAATTGTTTTGAGGATCTCTTTTTTTATGCGATTTTTTTTTTGAATAATTATTTAATATGGTGGAAAGAATATTTAATACATGATATGAGGTGATAATATTTGAAAGATATTTTAAGTGGTAATTTAATAATAATAGGAGGAGCTGAAGACAAGGAAGGCAAAAAAGAAATTTTAAAGAGAGTATGTAATTCAATTGACAAAGATAAAGATATATTATTAATTGCAACCATTGCGACTGAATATCCTAAAGAAGCAGCGACTAAGTATAAAGAAGTTTTTGGATCACTTAAAGTGAAAAATATAAAAGTATTAGATATTAGCGAGCGAACTGATGCATTTGAAGAATCAAATGTTGAACTGATAAAAGAAGCATCACTAATATTTTTTACTGGTGGAGATCAATTAAGAATAACAAGTTTGATTGGTGGAACTTCAATTTATAATGCTTTAAAAGAAGCATGTGATAAAGGTGCCTTTATTGTAGGAACTTCTGCGGGAGCATCCGTAATGAGTGATACGATGATAGTTCAAGGAAAAGATGATGAATCACCAAGAAAATGTACATTAAAAATGTCTCCAGGATTAGGTCTAATTAAAGATGTTATAATTGATCAACATTTTGCTCAAAGAGGAAGGATTGGAAGATTATTAACAGGAATTGCACAAAATCCAGAAATTTTAGGAATAGGAATAGATGAAAATACTGGAATAGTAGTTAATAAATCTGGAGTAATAGAAGTAATAGGAGAAGGCGCAGTTTATTTTATTGATGGAAGCGCAATAACATACACCAATGTTTCAGAATTACGTTCAGAGGATATTTTAAGTATGCATAATGTGAAATTGCATATATTAACTGATGGAAATAAATTTAATCTTATAAAAAAGTCACCTTTTGAGGAGGAAAGATTTAATCATGAAGATAATACAAAAGAGAATATATGAAGGTCAAAATATTTATTCTCATAAAAAGTGCATAAAAATTGATGTTGATTTAGAAGGATATTGCGAGATACCTAGTAAAGAAATACCTAATTTTAATTTCAATCTTGTTAATATGATACCTGAATTAAAAAAACATAGATGTGGGATTGACGAAGAAGGAGGTTTTGTAAAAAGACTTCAAGAAGGAACTTATTTAGCACATATTTGTGAACATATAATGATAGCAATACAAAATAATTTAGGAATAGATGTTTCTTATGGAAAGGCAAGAGAAGTTTCAGGTGATAGATACTATATTATTGCACAATATGAATATAAAAATACTGTGAGTGAGGTAGCTAATGTAGCTGTTGATTTAATAGATTCTTTAATTAAACAACTTCCTATAAATTTTAAAGGAAGAATAGATATAATAAAAGGTATATTACAAAATGAAAAAATGGGTTGTACTACAAAAGCAATTTGTGATGCAGCAAAAGAATATAGTCTTCCAGTTATGCAACTTGGAGATAGTGATATATACCAAATAGGGTATGGGAAAATGAGTAGAGTTATAGAAGCTTCTATAGGAAATAAAACTAAATGCGTAGGTGTAGACATTTCTTGCGATAAGCTTTTAACAAAACAATTACTTCAAAATCAAAATATACCTGTAGCAGAAGGAAATAAGGTATTTAACATAATTGGTTTATTACAGGAAGCAGAAAGAATAGGATATCCAGTGGTACTAAAACCTCAATATGGAAGCAAGGGTAAAGGGGTAATACTAAATATAAAAAATCAAAAACAATTAGTTGAATCATATATTAATTTACGAAAAAATCAAAATGACATTATTATTGAAAAATATTTTCAAGGGCAAGATTATCGAGTTTGCGTAGTAAATTATAAAGTAGTAGCAGTATCTTTAAGGCTTGCGCCCTTTGTTATTGGTAATGGAACAGATAGCTTGAAAAAACTAATTGATATTCTTAATGAAGATCCATTAAGAGGAGATGATCATGAAAAGGCATTAACAAAAATAAAAATTGACTCAGAACTAACTGAAAGCCTTTCAAAACGGAAATTGAATTTAGATTATATACCACAAAAGGACGAACAAATATCATTAAGAGAAAATGCAAATATTTCAACTGGTGGTATTGCAATAGATTGTACAGACGAAATCTGCGAAGAAAATATAGATTGTTGTATAGATGCAGCTAAAACTTTGGGATTAGATATATGTGGAATTGATATTTGTACAAAAGATATAAAAAATCCTATTAAAGAAAGTAATGGAATTATAATGGAGATAAATGCTGCACCTGGAATAAGGATGCATCATTATCCTTCAAAGGGTAAAAAGCGTAATGTGGGAAAAGCAATACTTGAAATGCTCTATGATGAAAAGCCTGAAAATATACCTGTAGTATCTATTACTGGAACTAATGGGAAAACCACTACCACAAGATTAATAAGTCATGTACTAAAAAAGATGGGAAATACCGTAGGTATGACATGTACTGATGGTATATATTTAAATGATAAGTGTATACATAAAGGCGATGACTCAGGGTTTAATAGTGCAAAGACAATACTAATGAATAAAGATGTAGATGTGGCTGTATTAGAAACTGCTAGAGGTGGACTAATAAAAAAAGGTCTAGCATATGATTTTGCAGATGTAGCAATTATAACAAATATAACTAATGATCATTTAGGGTTAGATGGAATTAATTCTATTGAAGAGTTAAGCTTCACAAAGGCATTAGTTGGAGAAGCTGTAAAAAAAGATGGGTTTGTAGTTATAAATGCTGACGATGAATATAGTAAAACGGTAATTAATAGATTTGAAGCTGAAAAGATTTATTTTTCAAAATCTAAAGAAAATCAACTGATACAAGAAAATATTGCTAATGGTAAAATAGCAATATTTATTGAGAATAATATGATTTGTGTAATTAATAAAAATAAAAAATATGAAATTATTTCAACTAAAAAATTACCTATATCTTACGACGGAAAATTAGAATACAATATTGAAAATGCAATGGCGGCATGCGGAGGGTTAATAGGTTTAAAAGTTGATTATTGCATGATTACAAAAGGCTTTTTGGATTTTAAGTTAAATAACGAATATAATAATGGAAGATTTAATATATACAATTATTGTGACAGAAAAATTATTTTGGATTATGCTCATAATATTGAAGGGTATAAGGCAGTAATATCTTCACTAAAAAAGATAAAAGGGAAAAATGGCTTAATTGGTGTAATTGGTATACCTGGAGATAGAAAAAATGATGTGGGATATGAAATTGGAGAAATATGTGCAAATAATTTAGATAAAATAGTGATAAAAGAAGATAAAGACAGACGTGGCAGAAAAATTGGAGAAATTGCAGGATTGTTAGAAAAAGCTATATTAAAGATTAACAAAAATGCAAACTTAAAGATATGCTTAGATGAAGTAGAGGCATTAAAATATGCTATAGATATAAGTAATAAAGATGATATAATTGTAGTATTTTATGAAAAATTAGATTTACTTTTAGATTTCATAAAAGAAGAGCAAATAAATAAAACTGATACTATGAATGCAAATTATAAAACTGTATAGAAGTAAAATTAAGAATTTATGAAGAAAATAAAATTAGTTCATATTGAATTTAATATTAATTCCAACATTGAGAATAGCAAATATATTTTTTGTAGAAACTTAACTTAAATTAGACAAGATTTTTTACCTATGATAAAATATTGTTAAAATGCAAGGAAAGGATATACGAAAATGAAGATTAAGGCTTATGCAAAAATAAATATTGCCTTAGATGTTGTAGGAAAAAGATATGATGGATATCATTTGTTAAGAATGATAATGCAAACTATAGATTTATATGACACAATTGAAATTGAGAAAATCAATTTTGGCATAAAGTTAAATTGTAATAAACATTATGTTCCTACAGATGAAAGGAATTTAGCATATAAAGCAGCAAAGTTATTTAAGGAAACTTATTCTATTGATGATGGAGTTGATATTAAATTAATTAAAAACATACCAGTTTCAGCTGGATTAGCTGGTGGAAGTACTGATGCTGCTGGTGTTCTGAAACTTATGAACAAAATATTCAACGTAAATGCAGATGATGATGAATTAAAAGCTTTGGGATTAAAGTTAGGAGCAGATGTACCATATTGTATAAGTGGCGGTACAGCATTATGTGAAGGCATTGGAGAACAAATTACCCAATTGAAACAATTTAAAGATAAGATTTTAGTTTTAATAAAACCACCTTTTGGAGTATCAACTAAAGAGGTTTATAAAAATTTTGATTTATCAAAAGTGATTTTTCATCCAAGAATAGATGAATTAATAAAAAGAATGGAAAATGATGATATTCACTTTGTAGCAAATAATATGAAGAATTTATTGGAAAATGTAACTTTGAAAAAACATAGGGTTATTACAAATATTAAAGAAGAAGTCAAAGCAAATGGTGCTATTGGCACAATGATGAGTGGCAGTGGGCCTACTGTTTTTGCTTTTTTTGACGATATGCTAAAAGCTCAAATATGCTATGATAATATGAAGATAAAATATAAAGATGTATTTATAACAAGAACAATTTAATTTGAAGTAAATGCATAAAAAACCTCCAAGTGGTAATAATTCAACTACAAGGGGGTTTGTTTATGAAAAAATGTTTGAAAGTGAAAAAAATATTTTCTATAGTGTTGATATGTGTTAGCATAAATATATTCCAAGGATGTACAAGCATCCAAGAGCATGTTAGTAAAAGTATTGGAAGTAATTTAAGTGAATTAGGAAAAAATACTGAGAATGAAGATAAAATTAGAAATCTTAATTATGATGATGTGAAAGATTCATTAATAAGATTTCACGTTATTGCAAATAGCGATAATGAAGAGGACCAGAATTTAAAGTTAAAGGTTAAAAATAAAGTTATAGATTATTTATATCCTTATTTAAATGATTCACAATCGTTAGATGAATCCAGGCAAATCATAAAAGATAGGATGCAAGAAGTTAAAAAACTTGCAGAAGAAGTAATTAAGGATAATAATTATAAATATGGAATACAAGTTGAACTATCTAGGGAAAACTTTCCGGATAAGTCTTATGGGAATATAACTTTACCACAAGGTAATTATGAAGCATTTAGAATAATCATAGGAGATGGACAAGGTAAGAATTGGTGGTGTGTAATGTTTCCACCATTATGTTTTGTGGATGAATCTAAGGCAGAAGTAGAGTATGATAAAACAGAAGAAAAAATAAATTCAACAAAAAACAACTCAAATTTAGAAATGAAATTAAATTCTGATGAAAATAAATTAGAGAAATTAGATATACAAAATGATAAGAATGATAAACAAAATAACAAAAATAATATACAAATAAAATTTAAAATAGTGGAAATATTAAAGAGTATATTTAACTAGGAGGAACAAGATGACAAAAGCATTAGCCATGATTTCAGGCGGATTAGATAGTATTTTAGCAGCTAAACTAATTAAAGAACAGGGTATAGAGGTAATAGGAATTTGTTTTAGATCATATTTTTTTAATGAAGAAAATGCAAAAAGAATGACAAAGCAAATAGGAATAGAATTAGAAGTAATAGATTTCTCTAAGGAACATTTTGAGATGGTTAGAGATCCAAAGCATGGTTGGGGTAAAAATATGAATCCATGTATAGATTGTCATTCTATGATGATGAGATATTCGGGCGAATTACTTGAAAAATTTAATGCGGATTTTATTATTACAGGTGAAGTTTTAAATCAAAGACCTATGTCACAAAATAGATCTGCATTAGATGTAGTAAAAAAACAATCTGGATTTAGTGATAAAATTTTGAGACCATTATGCGCAAAAAATTTAAAAGAAACTCAAATGGAACTTGATGGACTAGTAGATAGAGAAAAATTGTTGGATTTTTCAGGAAGAAATAGAAAACCTCAAATGGCATTGGCTGAGAAGTGGGGTATAAAGGATTATCCATCTCCAGCAGGCGGATGTAAATTAACAGAACCTAATTATTCTATTAGATTAAAAGAAATTTTAGAAACCAAAAAAGATGTTACAGAAAAGGATATACACTTGTTAAAGTATGGACGACATTTTGCAAGTGAGAATAAGACTAAAATAATAGTATCAAGGACTGGAGAAGAAGGAGAACAAATAAAACAATTATTAAATAATAAAGATATGATGTTTTTTACTTCTAAGTTTAATGGTGCAATGGTCATAATACCAGAGGGTAATAATCCTACAGAAGATGACTTGATATTTGCCTGTAGACTAGCGACTAGATACAGTAAAGGAAAAGATGAAGAATTAGTTCGTGTTAAATTTGGAAAATTCTCAACTGAGTTTAATTCAACTAGAGATGTTAATGCTATGACTCAAGAAGAATTGGATAAATATATTATTAATTAAAGATTAGATGTTATTTCAATAAATAATATATAAAGTATTTACTATATATTAATTTGTATATTAATATATGTACAATATAAAATTTGATAAAAAATTAATATATTATGATGCTAAATTATTAAAATGAATATAAAACTTGGAGGTAATTATGGATAAAAAGGCGATTATCACTGTTGATAGTACTGTCTTAAATGAGGAAGAAGATATGATAGGCGTAGTAACGCCAGGTGATTTTTATAAAACAAAAGACGGGTTTAAAGCAGAATACAACGAAACGGAAATTTCAGGAATGGAAGGAACAAAAACTACTATAATAATAAGAAAAAATTCTTTTGATTTAATAAGAGAAGGAACTACTGAAACTAAGATGGAATTTGAAAATAATAAGAGCACAATATCCTTATATAAAACACCATATGGCGTATTGGATGTTAAGATAGATACTAAAAAGCTTGATATTAATATAAATGAAGATGGCGGAACTATAAATGCTACTTACTTATTAGAAATAGGAGAACAAACTACATTAAAAACCAAACTAACTATTGATATAAAAGTAAATTAAAACTAGACTTGAGCATATATCCCACTCAAATAAGAGGCGTGTATTTGTTGTGATTGCTGAGGATTTAGATGTGAATTTCTACTAAAGAAATATCTACATCTAAATTACTTCAACAATACTTTAGAAAAACAAGCCTCTTATTTCTAGTTTTCGAATATATCAAAAGTGTAAGAGTTTGGGCAGGTATTACAAAATACTTTATTTAGAAATCTATATTTCAATACATAATAAAAGCAGAGTGATTAAATTTTGAGGTGGTGGACATAATTTAAATAGGAGGAATAGATATGCAAACTAAATTAAAATATGTAAAAATATTAGAAAATATATGTAAGTATTA
The DNA window shown above is from Clostridium beijerinckii and carries:
- a CDS encoding cyanophycinase, with amino-acid sequence MKDILSGNLIIIGGAEDKEGKKEILKRVCNSIDKDKDILLIATIATEYPKEAATKYKEVFGSLKVKNIKVLDISERTDAFEESNVELIKEASLIFFTGGDQLRITSLIGGTSIYNALKEACDKGAFIVGTSAGASVMSDTMIVQGKDDESPRKCTLKMSPGLGLIKDVIIDQHFAQRGRIGRLLTGIAQNPEILGIGIDENTGIVVNKSGVIEVIGEGAVYFIDGSAITYTNVSELRSEDILSMHNVKLHILTDGNKFNLIKKSPFEEERFNHEDNTKENI
- a CDS encoding DUF1934 domain-containing protein; amino-acid sequence: MDKKAIITVDSTVLNEEEDMIGVVTPGDFYKTKDGFKAEYNETEISGMEGTKTTIIIRKNSFDLIREGTTETKMEFENNKSTISLYKTPYGVLDVKIDTKKLDININEDGGTINATYLLEIGEQTTLKTKLTIDIKVN
- a CDS encoding 4-(cytidine 5'-diphospho)-2-C-methyl-D-erythritol kinase, producing the protein MKIKAYAKINIALDVVGKRYDGYHLLRMIMQTIDLYDTIEIEKINFGIKLNCNKHYVPTDERNLAYKAAKLFKETYSIDDGVDIKLIKNIPVSAGLAGGSTDAAGVLKLMNKIFNVNADDDELKALGLKLGADVPYCISGGTALCEGIGEQITQLKQFKDKILVLIKPPFGVSTKEVYKNFDLSKVIFHPRIDELIKRMENDDIHFVANNMKNLLENVTLKKHRVITNIKEEVKANGAIGTMMSGSGPTVFAFFDDMLKAQICYDNMKIKYKDVFITRTI
- the spoIIR gene encoding stage II sporulation protein R — translated: MKKCLKVKKIFSIVLICVSINIFQGCTSIQEHVSKSIGSNLSELGKNTENEDKIRNLNYDDVKDSLIRFHVIANSDNEEDQNLKLKVKNKVIDYLYPYLNDSQSLDESRQIIKDRMQEVKKLAEEVIKDNNYKYGIQVELSRENFPDKSYGNITLPQGNYEAFRIIIGDGQGKNWWCVMFPPLCFVDESKAEVEYDKTEEKINSTKNNSNLEMKLNSDENKLEKLDIQNDKNDKQNNKNNIQIKFKIVEILKSIFN
- a CDS encoding peptidoglycan-binding protein — protein: MAHIDIIKENVQFEQLLRDSNSNTVLKEEYLIPDTHPDVQEILTVEARPLIINKEIIGDKIVLEGKVEYTVIYLAREDGLVANSVNYNQNFTNNIDLNQGEDKVICEAQCNVEHIEANIMNERKISIQGIITIDWELYKSNDFEFVKDIEGSDEVEVLKKTETINKISANEDVELMGKCIIRVGMDKPQINKILKCSLQLHKKEVKIADDKIYLGCYCKLNVLYKGDDSKDIIPLEEDIYLSKEEEVKGVTSDMIPTVCYEISNNDLMLEEDDLGEVRIINDEFIVKANVKVFSKENIDMIKDAYSNKCLIGLRKDEHEVGILHGANNSESIVKYNIQLKEKDFKPEHIISANAAIILTDKQVMKDRVTIEGIIKADVLYKTTDDEKYLANVKAEIPFSAMIDIFGADENMKSIVKANLESIDASIEGNSIAIKTTIILSGKVLYEMNKEFISDIVEEEGDMPEKKASITIYVVGTGDTLWDLAKKYNTTVYDLTKINKVEDSEHIEDGQKLIIPGRAIF
- a CDS encoding tRNA 4-thiouridine(8) synthase ThiI encodes the protein MTKALAMISGGLDSILAAKLIKEQGIEVIGICFRSYFFNEENAKRMTKQIGIELEVIDFSKEHFEMVRDPKHGWGKNMNPCIDCHSMMMRYSGELLEKFNADFIITGEVLNQRPMSQNRSALDVVKKQSGFSDKILRPLCAKNLKETQMELDGLVDREKLLDFSGRNRKPQMALAEKWGIKDYPSPAGGCKLTEPNYSIRLKEILETKKDVTEKDIHLLKYGRHFASENKTKIIVSRTGEEGEQIKQLLNNKDMMFFTSKFNGAMVIIPEGNNPTEDDLIFACRLATRYSKGKDEELVRVKFGKFSTEFNSTRDVNAMTQEELDKYIIN
- the cphA gene encoding cyanophycin synthetase, which produces MKIIQKRIYEGQNIYSHKKCIKIDVDLEGYCEIPSKEIPNFNFNLVNMIPELKKHRCGIDEEGGFVKRLQEGTYLAHICEHIMIAIQNNLGIDVSYGKAREVSGDRYYIIAQYEYKNTVSEVANVAVDLIDSLIKQLPINFKGRIDIIKGILQNEKMGCTTKAICDAAKEYSLPVMQLGDSDIYQIGYGKMSRVIEASIGNKTKCVGVDISCDKLLTKQLLQNQNIPVAEGNKVFNIIGLLQEAERIGYPVVLKPQYGSKGKGVILNIKNQKQLVESYINLRKNQNDIIIEKYFQGQDYRVCVVNYKVVAVSLRLAPFVIGNGTDSLKKLIDILNEDPLRGDDHEKALTKIKIDSELTESLSKRKLNLDYIPQKDEQISLRENANISTGGIAIDCTDEICEENIDCCIDAAKTLGLDICGIDICTKDIKNPIKESNGIIMEINAAPGIRMHHYPSKGKKRNVGKAILEMLYDEKPENIPVVSITGTNGKTTTTRLISHVLKKMGNTVGMTCTDGIYLNDKCIHKGDDSGFNSAKTILMNKDVDVAVLETARGGLIKKGLAYDFADVAIITNITNDHLGLDGINSIEELSFTKALVGEAVKKDGFVVINADDEYSKTVINRFEAEKIYFSKSKENQLIQENIANGKIAIFIENNMICVINKNKKYEIISTKKLPISYDGKLEYNIENAMAACGGLIGLKVDYCMITKGFLDFKLNNEYNNGRFNIYNYCDRKIILDYAHNIEGYKAVISSLKKIKGKNGLIGVIGIPGDRKNDVGYEIGEICANNLDKIVIKEDKDRRGRKIGEIAGLLEKAILKINKNANLKICLDEVEALKYAIDISNKDDIIVVFYEKLDLLLDFIKEEQINKTDTMNANYKTV